aagttccaaattcagtgcctttttagtcagccagccagatcaaGGGGCCTCATCCTTTACGAAAAGAAAGGAGATAATGCCGTCCCACAATTCCTCAAGGCAGCTAATGAGGGTCAGGCCGCGGCTACACCAGACGTGGAAATTTTGCTTTGCGGACGCGGCATGAACGCAGCAGAATTCGAAACCGTTGAAAGCAATGAGAGTGGCTACACCAGACGCTGAAACTGAACGTACCGCGCCGACATTTCCGCGTGGAAAATTAAGACATAGACTGgtttctatttttattattttccgcGAGGTTTGCGTGGGCCTTTTAACATAGAGTATGGTAATAAAGCAATGAAATGTAATGAAAACCATTATATATTTTGCTGTGAATAATGAGGGAAGCAATAAATCTGATTATTTCCCAAACCCCCGAGAGCTGTTACTATGGAGATTTAACGTTTTTAACGATTAAAACATTACTTTTCTGTTTGAAGACGAGTGTATAAGATAGATAGTATACGTAGACAGTGTAAGTATATAGATAGCAAGTAGGCCTCGATAGTTGATAGTTCAAGAATGGatgattatttattaattcGTGAAGTTGAAAAACGAGTACAGCTTTACGACCACAGTGACCCGAAATATAAGGATAAACGTCAAAGAGATGCCGGATGGAGAGCTGTTTCGGAGGCAGTTGGCATAACTGGTGAGTAACTTCTATACTATACTTCTATACTATAAGCAGCTATTGAACTGGACCATAGTAATACTAATTATTCATAATAGTGGACGTTCCTCAAAATCATTATGTCTATAGCATTACTTTAAAATTGTTTTACTTAGTCTATAGTGCTTATCCTGAGAATGTATTTTTAAGTGGAAACAGATTAAAAAGAATCATGGTGTCAACAAGAACGTTTTAATCAACATACATTTGGAACCAAGAATGTCTGATgagagacagggaaacagacagagcgagagagagagagatggataatCAATATCTATTtacaaaatatcaatatatatttacaaaaagATATATACAATGATCATCATGTTATCCAAACCTATTAAACTACATTATTTACAAAATTATTTACACATTATGTGCACTATTTAAAGCTCCTTCTGGGGAGTCAAAGAAATTACAGAGGAACTCCCGAGTCTGAAGGGCTTCCCTGGGTCCTCTGTTACCCCCCATGTGTCTGACACTTTGCAGACCATGTTCTCCATCCCTTTGACCCTCTACCATATCTCTGTTCTTAGGCTTGATCAGATAATTATGTAGCACACATGCTGCCATGACTACCATGTCTATATGACACGGCAGCATGGATATTCATGACAAAAAAACCCTCCATCTGGCCGCAAGAATGCCAAAGGCACACTCCACTGTCATGCGAGCTCTTGACAGCCTGTAGTTAAAGTTACTATTATGCCTTGACAGGTTGCTGCCAGGGTAGGGTCGCATCAGGTACCGCTTCAAGGGAAACGCAGCATCCCCTACCATCATGTATGGCACGTCACCTTGCTGACCATAACCAGGCAGGGGGGTGTCTTCTGGCACATTCAAAGTCTTTTCACTCATTCCCCTCCCCAGTGCTGAATGAGCGAACACCCCACCATCACTTGCACGGCCAAAATCGCCAACTTGTATGATTATAAATTTTGAGTCCGCATCCACCAGGGCCAACAAGattattgaaaatgtttttttataattaaaaaactGGCTGCATGATTTTTTGGGTGCTTGAATTTGAATGTGCTTCCCATCGGTGGCCCCAATGCAATTTGGAAACTGCCATCTTCTCCAAAAGCGCTCTGCGATAGCTGTCCATGATTCCTCCGTTGGTTTCGGCATTTGGGTCTCCATCATGTGATCGACAACTGCCCTACAGGTCATGTGAACGGAGTCTGCCACTGTTTTTCTGCCCAGCCTGTAGGCAAGAGCCAGACTCCTGAAAGACTCTCCGGTGGCAAGGAATCTGTAggaaaatatataatttgttAACTGGTGTACAACATACATCAGTTATTGTtactttaaaagaaaaaaatctgttATTCAATTATCTGGCAATTTATGTCAACAGTTGTGAAGTGCCAAGGTCGCTGGAAGGACCTAAGGGACCAATTTTCCAAAAAAAGTTTACAACCACGGAGTGGATCGGCAGCAGGACCCCAAAAGGAGTGGAAATACACCCAAGCCCTGTCTTTTCTTATTCCCCACCTTCAACCCAGGAGGTACAGTGCAAACACTGAAAGGCAGTGATGGCTCACTGATTCCCAGCACACTATTTTACATATAGCACAAGTTCTAAAATAACTGAAAAGATTTTCTCATTTTAAGAATCAGCATACATTTACCTAGACTATAAATCATTGTGCATGTCATTTATGCTTTAGCTCTAGAAGCAACCTAGACCAAGTTGAAGATTGGGAGGCATTGGACCTGAGCCATGGAGAGGATGTGCGGGAGGAGAATGACCATCAACCAGATCAGCATTCTCAACCTGGTTCTTCAACCAACAgggtagggctgtgcaattgtTTTCCTAACCTAATAAATATTTGtgttaaataattgtaatttcaATGTTGATTCAAATAATTGTGATTATCATTATTTTCCATAATCAAACAGCCCTACAGCAGACCTGCTGCACGAAAGAGGGCCTCAGCACCTTTGGAGTCTTTGGAGGATAGACTGCTGGCTATGGTCCAGGAGCCTCCACAGCACATGCACCATCGTGTGCcacaggaggaggatgagatgtTACATTTTGCCCTCAGTCTGGTGCCCTTGCTGAACAAATTAAGTGGCTGGGGTAAGCTGAGGGCAAAGATTGCTCTTTTAGAAGGGCTCCAGGGTGTCCATGATCTGGACCAAGGGCACCAGCAGGCCCAGATGCAGGGCCCTGGTCTAATTAGGCCATGGGATCAGACATCCCAGCCATCCCACCAGAGCCACCAGCCATCCCACCAGAGCCGCCAACCCCAACTATTATATGCACCACCctcacatgcacagacaaagaGGTACAGACCAAGTGAGGAGACTTGGGGGGAATGTGGTGAGAGTACTGTGCCCTCACCCATTCCTCACTACACAGACTTATAGTGTATTAATAGTGCAATAAATTTGTCCATTTAAATCAATATTTCCTTCGTGTTTCTCTGTAACTTGTCAACACCTAAGCCCATGCAGTTTGTCTGAAATTGATGGAGTAAGTAAAGGCGGTGCAATGCCCCCCTGGGCCTTGAGCCTCCAAATAGAGGCCCATTGAGGACCACCCTGCTCTCTCCCCAAAACCATAATAATCATGGCAAAAGCTTGTGTGTTGGCCTACCTCAGTGTAACCACAAGTCTTTGCTTGGGTTCGACTGCCAGTCTGTAATTGGTGTCCTGTCGCTGGAGATCTGCACCAATCACTGACAGGATGTGGTCCATCTGCGTTGGTGTCATACGAAAATACGATCGATGGGTTGCAGCGTTAAAACGCAACTCCTCCGCCAGGTTGTAAAATACCCCTTGCTGTCGCCTGCGCTGGTTGATTGCAGTCACCCAGGTCCGTTTCCTCTTTTTAATCCTTTGGAGGATAACAAGTAAGGCAAGTGCCTTCCTCCTATTCACTGTAGGCACTGTAAAACAACTCTCTTGTGGTTAGATTGCACATCTGTCATTTATGCTAGACTATCTGCAACTAGCCTGTCTGTCATTAACGAATTAATCACGAATTAAAAGTTAgtatcacacaaacatacgtttAAAAGAACTCTGTAGAGGTTAGATTATTCACAGCTTTTCATCTATGCTAATATGTCTGCAACTAGCCTGTCTGCAATACCGAAGTTTTACATAACTTATATCAAACCTACTTAGTCAGACTAATATTATATTGATCTTTGACGTGGAAGCTGGTTACCCTAGCTATTTCATTTGCAACTAATTCGTTTGTATCAAATTAGTTAGTTGGTCACTTACCAACGTAACTTTGTATCAATGTTTTATGGTTAATGTCCGTTGATGGTTGCTTGGTAACTATGTCTAGCTCAAATTTAACGTTATACGAATGTAGTTTGATTTACGGGTTGCTGTAGACTTAATACTTACCCATGTTACTCTGATCCAGATGAACTGGTGCCGATGAACTGtggtttataaaatatataaacacaagAGATCATAAAAGATAAAGGAGCCAATTTTTAACGCGTCCAGTGTAGCCGGTTAATTTAAAATTTCCGCTTGGTGAACGTTCTATTTCTGCACGAGTGAATTTCCGCGTCTGGTGTAGCCGTACACTTAGGGTTAGCACACTAGGGTTCttttacaataacatttaaaaatactgatgcatattatattccatttctgcaCAGTCTCTTCCTttttatttagctgacactttaGTCAAAAACGACTGACGTATAATTGCTATCAACAATGAAGATGTGATTCAAAGAGTGCAAGAATCATTGGAGTACGGAAACCTTAAGTAAGGAAACCTTAAGTGCTACAATACAGAAACAGGGTTTCTTAATATTTTCATGTGCCAAGAGGCAGAGTGAACCAATGCGTTTTCGATCTCTGATGTCAGCGGGAAGCTCGTTCCACCGTTGTGGAGCCGGGACAGTAAACCATTGAGTTTTTGTTCAGCATAGTGGACGGGGTGGGGCATATGGTTTGACCTTGTCCTGGATGTAAGATTGAACAGAGCCTTCCGTGGCACGATAGGCGAGTACCAGTGACTTGCCCCAGATCCAAGCGAACACCGGTACTCGTGCAGGGGGCGGAGGAGTGGTGTATTGTGGGAGATCTTTGGTAGGTTGAACAGCAACTGGATGAGCTGCTGAGGAAAAATACCTTATTGATGCAAACCAGCCAGAAGGGATCGGCAGTACTGGAGATGCGGGATGAGATGAGTCTGGACCAGATCCTGTGTCACCTTCTGGGTTAGGAACGGCCGTATCCTCCTGATGTCGTAAGCATGGATCTGCAAGAGTGGGGGTCACAGTGGTATCGAACACGCAGCCCTAACAAATAATACAATGTCACCTGCCACCACACATAATCTAATTCACAACCACAGTCAAACCGCAATACTAAAT
The nucleotide sequence above comes from Gadus chalcogrammus isolate NIFS_2021 chromosome 4, NIFS_Gcha_1.0, whole genome shotgun sequence. Encoded proteins:
- the LOC130381836 gene encoding uncharacterized protein LOC130381836 — its product is MDDYLLIREVEKRVQLYDHSDPKYKDKRQRDAGWRAVSEAVGITVVKCQGRWKDLRDQFSKKSLQPRSGSAAGPQKEWKYTQALSFLIPHLQPRSSRSNLDQVEDWEALDLSHGEDVREENDHQPDQHSQPGSSTNRPYSRPAARKRASAPLESLEDRLLAMVQEPPQHMHHRVPQEEDEMLHFALSLVPLLNKLSGWGKLRAKIALLEGLQGVHDLDQGHQQAQMQGPGLIRPWDQTSQPSHQSHQPSHQSRQPQLLYAPPSHAQTKRYRPSEETWGECGESTVPSPIPHYTDL